CGCGTACCCGCGCATGCGGTGGAACCGGATCGAGGACTGGCACATCACCCTGGCGTTCCTCGGGGAACTTCCGGTCGCGACCGTTCCGCTGCTGCGGCCGCCGCTGGCCGAACTCGCCGCCGACCGGCGGTCCGTGGAGCTGCAGTTGCGCGGGGGCGGGCACTTCGACGAGCGCGTGCTGTGGAGCGGCGTCGACGGAGACGTGGAGGCACTGCAGCTGCTGGCCGCCGAGGTGCGTGCCGCGGTCAAGGCCTGTGGGGTCGTGTTCGAGGACCGGCCGCTGCGCCCTCATCTCACGCTGGCCCGTGCCCGCCGGGATGCCCCGGCCTTCGCGGTGGAGGCCGCCGCCGGACTCGACGGTTTCGCGGGGCGCCGCTGGCCGGCGGAGCGCCTTCATCTGGTCGGCAGCAACTTCGGCCGAGGACCCGGACCCATCCACTACCGCGACATCGAGGCCTGGGACTTCATCGGCCGGACCTGAGCCCGCGTTTCCACCGGAAACGGTGCGCTCACGTCCGGCCGGTGAAGCCGAGGTGCGTCATCACCTTCCGGTAGTCGACGGCGGGGACGGAGTTGGGCAGCAGGACCGGCAGCGGGCAGGCGTCCTCGTAGAGCTTCTTCGCGTCGGCCGAGTAGCGGACGTACGGCAGCAGGACCGATCCGTACTTCGCCTCCGCCAGTTCGGTGGCGCGCCGGGCCGCGGCTTCCTTGTAGCTGGCGGTCGGCGTCCCGGTGAGCAGCATGTGCTTGAGGGTGGGCCGCCCGGGCACCGAGCGGCGGCCGCGGTTCTTCTCCCGTACCCGCTCCAGTTCCTGGATGAGCCCCGGGATCATGTTGATGTCCTTCGGGTCGGCACGGACCGAGGGGATGACGGCGTCGTCCTCGTCGAGCATCCGGATCACGGAGTACACCATCCGCCCGTAGCCGGCGGGAAAGTCGATGAAGAACATGTCGTCGTCGCCGTCGTACGAACGCAGGACGTCGGCGAACCAGTCGTAGCGGTCGATGTCCTCGGTGATGGCGGTGTCCGCGCTGGACATCGCGGCGCAGCTCGGTACGACCCGGAGGTTCGGGATCGTCTGAAACGCCTCGTCGCCGTACCCGTCGGCGATCCGGTAGCGCGCGGGCAGTGCCACCTCGTCGAGCGACGCGGTGCAGTGGATCAGATCGAGCACGGTCTTCTTGCCCTTGAGGGACGTCTCGTCGTAGCCGAGCACCTTCGTCGTCGACATGTTGCTGTCGAGGTCGAAGATCGTCGAGGGGTATCCGCGCTCGGCGGCGATGACCGCCTTGGACGTGGCGCTCGTGGTCTTGCTGGATCCGCCGCACTCGACCAGGTACGCGTACATCAGCGGCCACCGGCGCGACTTGGGGCGGAAGCGGGGTTCCACGACGCGGGTCATCGCCCCTCCCCTGCCGTGACGAGCCCGAGCTCCTTCTGCTCCCACTCGGTCTCGGGTATGTACTGGGCGTACTCCTGGAGCACCCGCAGATAGCCGATCTCGCGGCTTCCCCACGACTGGCGCCGGGCCGCCGTCCGCAGTTCCGCCGCGGCCAGCCCGCTCGCGAAGGCGGCGAGGCGTT
The sequence above is drawn from the Streptomyces sp. NBC_01465 genome and encodes:
- a CDS encoding ParA family protein; protein product: MTRVVEPRFRPKSRRWPLMYAYLVECGGSSKTTSATSKAVIAAERGYPSTIFDLDSNMSTTKVLGYDETSLKGKKTVLDLIHCTASLDEVALPARYRIADGYGDEAFQTIPNLRVVPSCAAMSSADTAITEDIDRYDWFADVLRSYDGDDDMFFIDFPAGYGRMVYSVIRMLDEDDAVIPSVRADPKDINMIPGLIQELERVREKNRGRRSVPGRPTLKHMLLTGTPTASYKEAAARRATELAEAKYGSVLLPYVRYSADAKKLYEDACPLPVLLPNSVPAVDYRKVMTHLGFTGRT
- the thpR gene encoding RNA 2',3'-cyclic phosphodiesterase, encoding MNEQIRPATTRVFIALAPPDDAKQELAQALRPAYDAYPRMRWNRIEDWHITLAFLGELPVATVPLLRPPLAELAADRRSVELQLRGGGHFDERVLWSGVDGDVEALQLLAAEVRAAVKACGVVFEDRPLRPHLTLARARRDAPAFAVEAAAGLDGFAGRRWPAERLHLVGSNFGRGPGPIHYRDIEAWDFIGRT